GCGGTCTTGGTGATGCCTGCGTCCTTGACCTTCTGCTCGATGTCTGCAAGGGTTCCGATGACGATCTTCTGGTCGGGCCATGTAGCCTTGTACACGACGGCGACAGGGGTCTCCGGAGGATAGCCTCCCTCGATGCACTGCTTCGAGAGCTCGTCGAGGAATCCGACGGATAGGAAGATGACCATTGTGGCCCTGTGCCTTGCCAGGTCCACGAGCTTCTCTCCCGGAGGCATGGGTGTCCTGCCCTCCATCCTGGTGAAGATGACTGTCTGACTCTGGTTCTCTCCGGGTAGGGTGTACTCCTTCTTGAGGACAGCGGCGGTTCCGAATGCGGAGCTGACTCCGGGAATGACCTCGTAATCGATCCCGAGCTCGTCGAGCCTGTCCATCTGCTCCCTGTGGGCGCCGTAGATGGCGGGATCCCCAGTGTGGACACGTACGCATTTCTTTCCCTCATCCTCCGCCTTCTTCATGACGTCGATGACCTCGTCCAGGTGCATGTATGCGCTGTCGTAGATCTTCGCATCGGGCTTGTGGCCGTCCAAGACGGCGGGGTTCACGAGAGAACCGGCATAGATGATCACATCGGCCTCGAGGATCTTGTTCTTTCCTTTGATCGTAATCAGTTCAGGGTCTCCGGGACCTGCTCCAATGAATGTTATCATTCTTTTTCCTCCGTTTTGATTAAAAGTGTTGTGAAGTAACCGTATTCGCGACCTTTGACGACAGGTCCGATGTACTGATCCTCCATACCGATGTTGCTCATGACCGTGATATCTTCGATCCTGCGTCCCTTCTTGACGACCATATCGGTGATCTGGTCCACATGCTTGTAAGCCTTCATGACGACGATGTTCTCGTGGTTGTCCAGGGCGTTCTCAAGCTTGTCGAACTGGGATACGTTGAATGGGATGACGACCAGGGATTCCTCACCCATGGTAAGGGGAATTCCTGCAAGGGATGCACCGTGACAGAACGAGGGTACACCGGGAACGAGCTCGGTCTGGTATCCTCTGGCCTTGATCATC
This DNA window, taken from Thermoplasmata archaeon, encodes the following:
- the cobM gene encoding precorrin-4 C(11)-methyltransferase, translating into MITFIGAGPGDPELITIKGKNKILEADVIIYAGSLVNPAVLDGHKPDAKIYDSAYMHLDEVIDVMKKAEDEGKKCVRVHTGDPAIYGAHREQMDRLDELGIDYEVIPGVSSAFGTAAVLKKEYTLPGENQSQTVIFTRMEGRTPMPPGEKLVDLARHRATMVIFLSVGFLDELSKQCIEGGYPPETPVAVVYKATWPDQKIVIGTLADIEQKVKDAGITKTALTVVGNFLEGDYKLSKLYDKHFTTEFRKAVDE
- the cobI gene encoding precorrin-2 C(20)-methyltransferase, whose product is MQKEGVRTTGKLYGISVGPGEPGLLTIKAKQILDSCDIIAYPVKTAGEGSVALNIIKPNVDVDSKEVREYVFSMNPDYAEREKGWKKAYDDICSALESGKSIAMITLGDLSIFSTYMRIDKMIKARGYQTELVPGVPSFCHGASLAGIPLTMGEESLVVIPFNVSQFDKLENALDNHENIVVMKAYKHVDQITDMVVKKGRRIEDITVMSNIGMEDQYIGPVVKGREYGYFTTLLIKTEEKE